The following proteins come from a genomic window of Heyndrickxia acidicola:
- a CDS encoding ABC transporter permease, with protein sequence MKNKHKLSNLYLVVVFVILYAPIFYLMYYSFNSGETMHAFKGFTFKWYKDVFHDTRLIVIVLYTLIIALLSASISTILGVFGALAIRNVKSNKTKNALLSLNNVLLVSPDVIIGASFLILFTTIGMKLGAGSVLISHIAFSVPIVVIMVLPKLQEMSVTLIDAARDLGASRWEVLSKVVIPYITPGIMAGFFMALTYSLDDFSVTFFVTGNGFSTLSVEIYSRARQGISLSINALSTLIFLFTIILVIGYYYINQRNNNRVKGWGAGK encoded by the coding sequence ATGAAAAATAAACACAAACTCTCAAACCTCTATCTGGTGGTTGTGTTCGTTATTTTATATGCCCCTATTTTTTACTTGATGTACTATTCCTTTAATAGCGGAGAAACCATGCATGCGTTTAAAGGCTTTACGTTTAAATGGTATAAGGATGTATTCCATGACACACGCCTGATTGTCATCGTTCTCTACACCCTGATTATTGCACTCTTATCCGCTTCTATTTCGACCATTCTGGGTGTATTTGGAGCGCTTGCGATCCGAAATGTTAAAAGCAATAAAACCAAGAACGCTCTGCTATCCTTAAATAATGTGTTGCTGGTAAGTCCAGATGTCATTATTGGAGCATCCTTCTTGATACTATTTACAACAATTGGAATGAAGCTTGGAGCGGGCTCCGTGCTGATTTCGCATATAGCATTCAGTGTACCGATCGTGGTGATCATGGTACTGCCAAAGCTCCAGGAAATGAGCGTAACGTTGATTGATGCAGCCCGCGATCTTGGAGCGAGCAGGTGGGAAGTCCTTTCCAAGGTTGTTATTCCTTATATCACTCCGGGCATAATGGCAGGTTTTTTTATGGCCTTAACGTATTCATTAGATGACTTTTCCGTTACGTTTTTTGTAACAGGAAATGGTTTTTCTACTTTGTCTGTTGAGATTTATTCCCGTGCACGCCAGGGAATTTCATTATCTATTAACGCGTTGTCAACGCTGATCTTTTTATTCACTATCATCTTGGTTATCGGCTATTACTATATCAATCAGCGAAACAATAATCGTGTGAAAGGATGGGGGGCAGGAAAGTGA
- a CDS encoding ABC transporter substrate-binding protein: MLAVIVIVAFGLMYVASRLNATQGASSKNTITVYNWGDYIDPDLVSKFEKQTGIHVIYQTFDSNEAMMTKIAQGGTTFDVAVPSEYAVDKMKHDHLLLPIDHSELPNLKYINPYYLNLSFDPHNQYSVPYFWGTVGIVYNSSMLGGKKITSWNDLWDKNLRNQVLLVDGAREVMGMGLNSLHYSLNDTNEAHLQQAKKKLDSLTPNVKAIVGDEIKMLLANQEAAIGVVWSGDASEIMSQNDKLNYVVPKEGSNLWFDNMVIPKTARNIKGAEKFMNFMLDPKNAAQNAEYVGYSTPNQAALKYLPKSVSGDKRFYPDLGANKNLEVYKDLGKKMLAHYNELYLEFKMYGK; this comes from the coding sequence ATGCTGGCCGTTATCGTGATCGTTGCATTTGGCTTAATGTACGTAGCTTCACGGTTAAATGCTACACAGGGCGCCTCATCCAAAAACACCATTACTGTTTATAACTGGGGTGACTACATTGATCCCGATCTCGTATCAAAATTTGAAAAACAAACAGGAATTCATGTTATTTATCAAACCTTTGATTCCAATGAAGCGATGATGACAAAAATAGCGCAGGGAGGTACTACTTTTGATGTGGCAGTTCCGTCAGAATATGCCGTTGATAAAATGAAACACGACCACCTGCTGCTGCCGATTGATCACTCTGAGCTTCCAAATTTAAAATATATTAATCCATATTATTTAAATTTATCATTTGATCCTCATAACCAATATTCTGTTCCGTATTTCTGGGGAACCGTCGGAATTGTGTATAATTCCAGTATGCTGGGAGGAAAAAAGATTACGAGCTGGAATGATCTTTGGGATAAGAATCTGCGCAATCAGGTGCTGCTTGTAGATGGTGCCAGGGAAGTAATGGGAATGGGCTTAAACAGTCTTCATTATTCCTTGAACGATACGAATGAAGCCCATCTGCAGCAGGCAAAGAAAAAACTGGATTCGCTGACCCCGAATGTAAAAGCGATCGTTGGGGATGAAATCAAGATGCTGCTGGCCAATCAAGAAGCGGCAATCGGTGTTGTATGGTCCGGCGACGCATCAGAAATCATGAGCCAAAACGATAAGCTGAACTATGTTGTGCCAAAAGAGGGATCCAACCTCTGGTTTGATAATATGGTTATTCCAAAAACAGCCCGGAATATAAAAGGTGCCGAGAAATTCATGAATTTTATGCTGGATCCTAAGAATGCTGCCCAGAACGCGGAGTACGTCGGTTATTCAACGCCTAATCAGGCTGCGTTGAAGTACCTTCCGAAAAGCGTTTCAGGAGATAAACGCTTTTATCCTGACCTTGGTGCCAATAAGAATCTTGAAGTGTACAAAGATCTTGGAAAGAAAATGCTTGCTCACTATAATGAGCTTTATCTTGAATTTAAAATGTACGGAAAATAG